One Azoarcus sp. DN11 DNA segment encodes these proteins:
- a CDS encoding methyl-accepting chemotaxis protein → MLRFSDIKIWVRLTASIWTLLIVVWAGTIFWESQNNRKMAIEQAVDFSHSMYDSALAGLTAMMITETMHKKHVLLDQIGSLAVIRELRVVPSEVAREGVESSKDAGKPRNDLKPNDIEAQVIRTGKEFIDVREDDKGPYLLAIRPAKNVSKYLGKNCLECHDAPENATLGVISIKISLDKMDKAISTQRMRSLGIALLASLVLLVFIWWFIRGAVTGPLERMVAGLRAIVSGEGDLTRRLEVRGKDEIGVASSVFNEMMAKIGALVRHVGESASQVSSAASELVVRADQVVGSSQSQNATSATTAQAVGQMVASIATVARSSEDVRQLSRESLRRSDEGNSSLTTLGDRVGMVETTVRGIADSVGEFVSSTTAITHITSEVKELAEQTNLLALNAAIEAARAGEQGRGFAVVADEVRKLAEKSASSANEIDAITHTLGKQSEQVTRSIADAMDHIATSRESMMTVNGVLAAASESVVAVGRGLDNIAAATQEQERVSADVFSGIETIKQMAQGNSEAAGKTAAAARNMGELAEELQGAVGRFHT, encoded by the coding sequence ATGCTCCGATTCTCGGATATCAAGATTTGGGTGCGCCTGACGGCGTCGATCTGGACGCTGCTGATCGTCGTTTGGGCGGGAACGATATTCTGGGAAAGCCAGAATAACCGTAAGATGGCCATCGAGCAGGCCGTCGATTTCTCGCACAGCATGTACGACTCCGCGCTGGCGGGGCTGACGGCGATGATGATCACCGAGACCATGCACAAGAAACACGTGCTGCTCGACCAGATCGGCAGTCTCGCGGTGATCCGCGAATTGCGCGTGGTGCCGAGCGAGGTCGCGCGCGAGGGTGTCGAAAGCTCGAAGGATGCGGGCAAGCCGCGCAACGACCTGAAACCCAACGACATCGAAGCGCAGGTCATCCGCACCGGCAAGGAGTTCATCGACGTGCGCGAGGACGACAAGGGGCCCTACCTGCTCGCGATCCGCCCGGCCAAGAACGTCAGCAAGTATCTGGGCAAGAATTGCCTTGAATGTCATGACGCGCCGGAGAATGCGACCCTGGGCGTGATCAGCATAAAGATCTCGCTCGACAAGATGGACAAGGCCATCTCGACGCAGCGCATGCGATCGCTGGGCATCGCGCTGCTCGCCAGCCTCGTGCTGCTGGTCTTCATCTGGTGGTTCATCCGCGGCGCCGTGACCGGGCCGCTCGAACGCATGGTGGCGGGCCTGCGCGCGATCGTGTCCGGCGAGGGCGACCTGACGCGGCGGCTCGAGGTGCGCGGCAAGGACGAGATCGGTGTCGCATCGTCCGTGTTCAACGAGATGATGGCGAAGATCGGCGCGCTGGTGCGCCACGTCGGCGAGTCGGCGTCGCAGGTATCGAGCGCCGCGTCCGAGCTCGTCGTGCGGGCCGATCAGGTGGTCGGATCCTCGCAGAGCCAGAACGCCACGTCGGCCACCACGGCGCAGGCGGTCGGGCAGATGGTGGCAAGCATCGCCACCGTCGCGCGCAGCTCCGAAGACGTACGCCAGCTGTCGCGCGAGAGCCTGCGGCGCTCCGACGAGGGGAACTCCAGCCTCACGACACTGGGCGATCGTGTCGGCATGGTTGAAACCACGGTGCGCGGGATCGCCGATTCGGTCGGTGAATTCGTGTCGAGCACCACTGCGATCACGCACATCACCAGCGAGGTCAAGGAACTCGCCGAGCAGACCAACCTGCTCGCGCTCAACGCCGCCATCGAGGCAGCCCGGGCCGGCGAACAGGGCCGCGGCTTCGCGGTGGTCGCCGACGAGGTGCGCAAGCTCGCCGAGAAGTCGGCGTCGTCGGCGAACGAGATCGACGCCATCACGCACACGCTCGGCAAGCAGTCCGAACAGGTCACGCGTTCCATCGCCGATGCAATGGATCACATCGCGACGAGCCGCGAATCCATGATGACGGTAAACGGCGTGCTTGCCGCAGCCAGCGAGTCGGTCGTCGCGGTCGGTCGCGGCCTCGACAACATCGCCGCTGCGACCCAGGAGCAGGAGCGCGTGAGCGCCGACGTATTCTCGGGTATCGAGACGATCAAGCAGATGGCTCAGGGCAACAGCGAAGCTGCCGGCAAGACGGCCGCCGCGGCTCGTAACATGGGCGAACTGGCGGAAGAACTGCAGGGGGCCGTGGGGCGCTTCCACACCTGA
- a CDS encoding thioredoxin family protein: MNAEYATVAPDRKEIDALKGATVLEFGTGWCGYCRGAQPLIAEAFAAHPGIRHLKIEDGPGRPLGRSFRVKLWPTLVFLRDGVEVARIVRPGSAAEIAEALRQLETGPAAA, translated from the coding sequence ATGAATGCCGAGTATGCGACCGTCGCCCCCGACCGCAAGGAAATCGATGCGCTGAAGGGAGCGACGGTACTGGAGTTTGGCACCGGATGGTGCGGTTACTGCCGCGGCGCACAGCCGCTGATCGCGGAGGCCTTTGCCGCCCATCCGGGGATTCGCCACCTGAAGATCGAGGACGGGCCGGGGAGGCCGCTGGGGCGCTCCTTCCGGGTCAAGCTCTGGCCGACGTTAGTGTTCCTGCGCGACGGGGTGGAAGTCGCGCGCATCGTGCGTCCCGGCAGCGCCGCGGAAATCGCCGAGGCGCTGCGGCAGCTGGAAACTGGTCCGGCAGCCGCTTAG